A section of the Maylandia zebra isolate NMK-2024a linkage group LG8, Mzebra_GT3a, whole genome shotgun sequence genome encodes:
- the g6pc3 gene encoding glucose-6-phosphatase 3 — translation MEEIYTQGVWMAEGLQQRTKTQEKFWLTVTHMGDPKAAFLLVFPFTYFINRRAGVAVLWMAAISEWLNLVFKWLLFGERPFWWIGESRLFVNKQPKIHQFPSTCETGPGSPSGHAMVTAAVWWVIVSSLGSFLYSRSHSVLLSAAPYVLYVVMLVAVGISRIFILAHFPHQVVAGSITGFILGIVLSCRVPEGRPLLFFFSLSFGLLFGALMLHAGLKQLGIDLSWSIALAKKWCSHAEWIRLDTAPFSSLTRDCGALLGLGLAQYWKPGGWSLPWAPRALSMAVSSMGLYHVNRLPLPVRPLGLFYSLFFVKFVLVPLIVMVLVPGLVHLLTFKKKKD, via the exons ATGGAGGAGATTTATACCCAAGGCGTCTGGATGGCCGAAGGTCTCCAGCAGAGGACGAAGACTCAGGAGAAATTCTGGCTTACGGTCACTCATATGGGAGACCCTAAAGCAGCCTTTTTGCTCGTCTTTCCTTTTACTTATTTCATCAACAGGAGAGCTGGGGTAGCGGTGCTTTGGATGGCAGCTATATCGGAGTGGTTAAACTTAGTGTTCAAATG gtTGCTGTTTGGAGAGAGGCCATTCTGGTGGATCGGTGAATCGCGTCTTTTTGTCAACAAGCAACCGAAAATTCACCAGTTTCCGTCCACCTGTGAAACAGGCCCAG GCAGTCCGTCTGGACATGCGATGGTGACAGCAGCAGTCTGGTGGGTCATTGTGTCCTCGCTGGGGTCCTTTCTGTACTCTCGTTCTCACAG TGTTCTCTTATCAGCTGCTCCCTACGTCCTCTATGTGGTGATGCTTGTTGCAGTTGGAATCTCCAGGATCTTTATCCTCGCACACTTTCCTCATCAGGTCGTTGCTGGCTCCATTACAG GTTTCATTCTGGGGATTGTCCTGAGCTGCAGAGTACCAGAAGGTCGCCCCCTGCTGTTCTTCTTTAGTTTAAGCTTTGGGCTGCTGTTCGGAGCTCTGATGCTCCATGCTGGATTAAAGCAGCTGGGAATTGACCTCTCCTG GTCTATTGCTTTGGCCAAGAAATGGTGCAGCCATGCAGAATGGATTCGTTTGGACACAGCCCCATTCTCCTCTCTCACCCGAGACTGTGGGGCCCTGTTGGGTTTGGGGCTGGCACAGTACTGGAAGCCTGGTGGATGGTCTCTACCTTGGGCTCCCAGAGCTTTGTCTATGGCTGTATCATCCATGGGTCTTTACCACGTGAATCGTCTACCGCTCCCGGTCCGACCACTGGGCCTTTTCTACAGCCTGTTCTTTGTCAAATTCGTCCTAGTGCCTCTGATCGTTATGGTACTTGTGCCTGGGCTGGTACACCTATTAacattcaaaaaaaagaaagactag